Proteins from one Bacteroides zhangwenhongii genomic window:
- the leuD gene encoding 3-isopropylmalate dehydratase small subunit, whose amino-acid sequence MAKTKFNIITSTCVPLPLENVDTDQIIPARFLKATTREEKFFGDNLFRDWRYNADGSLNKDFVLNNPIYSGQILVAGKNFGSGSSREHAAWAIAGYGFRVVVSSFFADIHKNNELNNFVLPVVVTETFLQELFDSIEADPKMEVEVNLPEQTITNKATGKSEHFEINAYKKHCLMNGLDDIDFLLSNKDKIEEWEKKA is encoded by the coding sequence ATGGCTAAGACAAAATTCAATATAATAACAAGTACTTGTGTACCTCTTCCTTTAGAAAACGTAGATACCGACCAGATTATTCCGGCACGTTTCCTGAAAGCGACTACTCGTGAAGAAAAATTCTTCGGTGATAACCTTTTCCGTGATTGGCGTTATAATGCTGACGGTTCTCTGAATAAGGATTTTGTACTGAACAACCCTATTTATAGTGGACAGATATTGGTGGCTGGAAAGAATTTCGGTTCCGGTTCGAGCCGTGAACACGCAGCTTGGGCAATTGCCGGGTATGGCTTCCGGGTTGTGGTATCCAGCTTCTTTGCCGATATTCATAAGAATAATGAGTTGAACAACTTTGTACTTCCGGTGGTTGTCACAGAAACGTTCTTGCAAGAGTTGTTCGATTCGATTGAAGCCGATCCGAAGATGGAAGTGGAAGTTAACCTTCCTGAGCAGACCATCACCAACAAGGCTACGGGCAAAAGTGAACATTTCGAAATCAATGCTTACAAGAAACATTGTTTGATGAATGGATTGGACGACATCGACTTCTTGTTGAGCAATAAAGATAAAATAGAAGAATGGGAAAAGAAGGCGTGA
- a CDS encoding 2-isopropylmalate synthase produces MDNRLFIFDTTLRDGEQVPGCQLNTVEKIQVAKALEALGVDVIEAGFPISSPGDFNSVIEISKAVTWPTICALTRAVQKDIDVAVDALRFAKHKRIHTGIGTSDSHIKYKFNSNRDEIIERAVAAVKYARRFVDDVEFYAEDAGRTDNEYLARVVEAVIKAGATVVNIPDTTGYCLPSEYGAKIKYLIDHVDGIDRAILSTHCHNDLGMATANTIAGVLNGARQVEVTINGIGERAGNTALEEIAMIIKSHHEIDIQTNINTQKIYPTSRMVSSLMNMPVQPNKAIVGRNAFAHSSGIHQDGVLKNVQTYEIIDPHDVGIDDNSIVLTARSGRAALKNRLAILGVNLEQEKLDKVYEEFLKLADKKKDINDDDILVLAGADRSQNHRIKLDYLQVTSGVGVRSVASLGLNISGEKFEACASGNGPVDAAIKALKKIVDRHMTLKEFTIQAISKGSDDVGKVHMQVEYDHQVYYGFGANTDIIAASVEAYIDCINKFKS; encoded by the coding sequence ATGGACAATAGGTTATTTATTTTTGATACCACCCTGCGGGATGGCGAACAGGTTCCGGGTTGCCAGTTGAATACAGTGGAAAAGATTCAGGTAGCAAAGGCATTGGAAGCATTGGGGGTAGATGTGATTGAGGCAGGATTCCCTATATCGAGTCCGGGTGATTTTAATTCGGTAATTGAGATTTCTAAAGCAGTGACTTGGCCTACGATTTGCGCTTTGACCCGTGCTGTCCAAAAAGATATTGATGTAGCTGTGGATGCACTGAGATTTGCAAAGCATAAACGTATTCATACGGGTATCGGTACTTCCGATTCACATATTAAATATAAATTCAATTCGAATCGTGATGAGATTATCGAACGTGCGGTAGCAGCTGTAAAATATGCACGTCGCTTTGTGGACGATGTGGAATTTTATGCAGAAGATGCGGGTCGTACGGATAATGAATATTTGGCACGTGTGGTAGAAGCCGTAATCAAGGCAGGTGCTACTGTGGTAAATATACCGGATACGACGGGTTACTGTTTACCATCGGAATATGGTGCTAAAATCAAATATTTGATTGACCATGTAGACGGTATTGACAGAGCCATTCTTTCAACTCATTGCCACAACGACTTGGGAATGGCAACAGCCAATACGATCGCTGGTGTTTTGAATGGCGCCCGTCAGGTGGAAGTGACTATCAACGGTATCGGTGAACGTGCCGGAAATACAGCACTTGAAGAAATAGCAATGATCATCAAGAGCCATCATGAAATAGATATCCAGACAAATATCAACACGCAGAAGATTTATCCGACCAGCCGCATGGTTTCCAGTCTGATGAATATGCCTGTACAGCCGAACAAGGCTATTGTTGGCCGCAATGCTTTTGCGCACTCTTCAGGTATTCATCAGGATGGCGTATTGAAGAATGTTCAGACTTATGAGATTATCGATCCGCATGATGTGGGTATCGATGATAATTCGATTGTATTGACTGCTCGTAGCGGACGTGCTGCATTGAAGAATCGCCTTGCTATTTTGGGGGTTAACTTGGAGCAGGAGAAACTGGATAAGGTATATGAGGAATTCTTGAAATTGGCTGATAAGAAAAAAGATATCAATGATGATGATATCTTGGTATTGGCAGGTGCCGACCGTAGCCAGAACCATCGTATTAAATTGGACTATTTGCAAGTGACGAGTGGTGTTGGGGTTCGTTCTGTAGCTAGTTTGGGGCTGAATATTTCCGGTGAGAAATTTGAGGCTTGTGCCAGTGGCAACGGTCCGGTAGATGCAGCTATCAAAGCATTGAAGAAGATTGTGGATCGGCACATGACACTGAAAGAATTTACTATTCAGGCTATTAGTAAAGGAAGTGATGATGTAGGTAAAGTTCACATGCAGGTGGAATATGATCATCAGGTGTATTACGGTTTCGGAGCCAATACAGATATTATCGCAGCTTCGGTAGAGGCCTATATCGACTGTATCAACAAGTTCAAGTCGTAA
- a CDS encoding alpha-isopropylmalate synthase regulatory domain-containing protein has protein sequence MGKEGVKIEIMDTTLRDGEQTSGVSFVPHEKLMIARLLLEDLKVDRVEVASARVSEGEFEAVKMICDWAARRNLLHKVEVLGFVDGHTSVDWIQRTGCRVINLLCKGSLKHCTQQLHKTPEEHLAEIIDVVRYADEQDITVNVYLEDWSNGIKDSPEYVFQLMDGLKDTGIKRFMLPDTLGILNPLQVIEYMRKMKKRYPQTHFDFHAHNDYDLAVSNVLAAVLSGVKGLHTTINGLGERAGNAPLASVQAILKDHFNAVTNIDESRLNDVSRVVESYSGIVIPANKPIVGENVFTQVAGVHADGDNKNNLYCNDLLPERFGRKREYALGKTSGKANIRKNLEDLGLELDEDAMRMVTERIIELGDKKELVTQEDLPYIVSDVLKHGAVGEKVKLKSYFVNLAHGLKPMATLKIEINGKEYEESSSGDGQYDAFVRALRKIYKVTLGRKFPMLTNYAVTIPPGGRTDAFVQTVITWSYDEQVFRTRGLDADQTEAAIKATMKMLNLIEDKIND, from the coding sequence ATGGGAAAAGAAGGCGTGAAAATAGAAATCATGGACACAACGCTCCGTGACGGTGAACAAACCAGCGGAGTGTCTTTTGTGCCTCATGAGAAGCTAATGATCGCCCGTTTGCTATTGGAAGATTTGAAAGTAGACCGGGTGGAGGTTGCTTCGGCACGAGTATCGGAAGGCGAGTTTGAAGCCGTGAAGATGATTTGTGACTGGGCAGCCCGTCGTAATCTGCTTCATAAAGTTGAGGTGCTGGGATTTGTTGACGGTCATACTTCGGTCGATTGGATACAGCGTACCGGTTGCCGCGTTATCAATCTTCTGTGCAAAGGTTCGTTGAAGCATTGTACGCAGCAATTACATAAAACTCCGGAGGAACATTTGGCGGAGATCATCGATGTGGTGCGCTATGCTGACGAGCAGGATATAACCGTCAATGTCTATTTGGAAGACTGGAGTAACGGCATAAAGGATTCTCCCGAATACGTATTCCAGCTGATGGATGGATTGAAAGATACGGGTATCAAGCGTTTTATGTTGCCTGATACATTGGGTATCCTGAATCCGTTGCAGGTGATAGAATATATGCGGAAGATGAAAAAACGTTATCCGCAGACCCATTTCGATTTCCATGCGCACAATGACTATGATTTGGCGGTAAGCAATGTACTGGCAGCTGTGTTGAGCGGCGTTAAAGGGTTGCACACAACGATAAACGGACTGGGCGAGCGTGCGGGAAATGCCCCTCTCGCAAGTGTGCAGGCAATCTTGAAAGATCATTTTAATGCTGTGACCAATATAGACGAGAGTCGTCTGAATGATGTCAGCCGGGTGGTTGAATCCTATTCGGGAATCGTGATACCTGCCAATAAACCGATTGTGGGAGAGAACGTCTTTACACAAGTGGCAGGGGTACACGCCGACGGAGATAATAAGAATAATCTTTATTGCAACGACCTGCTTCCCGAACGGTTCGGACGGAAACGTGAATATGCGTTGGGGAAGACAAGCGGTAAGGCGAACATTCGCAAGAATCTTGAAGATCTCGGGTTGGAGTTGGATGAGGATGCAATGCGGATGGTGACGGAACGCATTATCGAGTTGGGTGATAAGAAAGAATTGGTCACACAGGAAGATTTGCCGTACATAGTGTCTGATGTGTTGAAACATGGAGCGGTAGGTGAGAAGGTCAAGTTGAAGAGTTATTTTGTAAACCTGGCTCACGGACTGAAACCGATGGCGACGCTGAAAATAGAAATCAACGGAAAAGAGTATGAGGAGAGTTCGAGTGGCGACGGCCAGTATGATGCGTTTGTGCGTGCACTGCGTAAGATATATAAGGTAACGTTAGGGCGTAAATTCCCGATGTTGACCAATTATGCGGTGACCATTCCTCCCGGTGGACGTACGGATGCTTTCGTGCAGACGGTGATCACATGGAGTTATGACGAACAGGTGTTCCGTACGCGCGGACTGGATGCAGACCAGACGGAAGCTGCCATCAAGGCCACTATGAAGATGTTGAACCTCATAGAGGATAAAATTAACGATTAA
- a CDS encoding RNA polymerase sigma-70 factor, which translates to MNPIDEKIIITKLKAGDNEAYKYLYDFHYVALCKFSYYILKDKTQAESIVSDVIFHLWEIRDNLELIPPLRNYLITAVRNKCLNYLALKQQEVEIRFSSIEQGGIQLQNIIPDNQQPLGILLKQELENKIQEAIDKLPPVCKQVFTMSRFREMSYEEISKELGISINTVKYHIKSALVILKKELGTFLCIIFAFYPTLL; encoded by the coding sequence ATGAATCCAATTGATGAAAAAATCATAATCACAAAGCTAAAAGCGGGAGATAATGAAGCATACAAGTATTTGTATGACTTTCATTATGTAGCTCTCTGCAAATTTAGTTATTACATACTGAAAGATAAAACACAAGCTGAGAGTATAGTTAGCGATGTTATTTTTCATCTTTGGGAAATTAGAGATAATTTAGAGCTCATTCCTCCCCTTCGCAATTATCTAATAACGGCCGTACGTAATAAATGTCTTAATTATCTAGCACTCAAACAGCAAGAAGTAGAAATACGTTTTTCTTCCATAGAGCAAGGGGGCATTCAACTACAAAATATTATTCCGGATAATCAACAGCCTTTGGGTATTCTATTAAAACAAGAATTGGAAAATAAGATTCAAGAGGCGATAGACAAACTTCCTCCTGTATGTAAACAAGTATTCACTATGAGCCGTTTTCGGGAAATGAGCTACGAAGAAATTTCAAAAGAATTAGGCATTTCTATTAATACCGTTAAATACCACATAAAGAGTGCATTAGTCATATTAAAAAAGGAACTTGGAACTTTTTTATGCATTATTTTCGCTTTCTACCCTACCCTCTTATAA
- the leuC gene encoding 3-isopropylmalate dehydratase large subunit: MNTLFDKIWDAHVVTTVEDGPTQLYIDRLYCHEVTSPQAFAGLRERGIGVLRPEKVFCMPDHNTPTHDQDKPIEDTVSRTQVDTLTKNAKDFGLTHYGMMHPKNGIIHVVGPERALTLPGMTIVCGDSHTSTHGAMGAIAFGIGTSEVEMVLASQCILQSRPKTMRITVDGELGKGVTAKDVALYMMSKMTTSGATGYFVEYAGSAIRNLSMEGRLTLCNLSIEMGARGGMVAPDEVTFEYIKGRENAPQGEEWEKAVAYWKTLKSDDDAVFDKEVRFDAADIEPMITYGTNPGMGMGITQHIPTTEGMGEAAQVSFRKSLDYMGFKPGESLLGKKIDYVFLGACTNGRIEDFRAFASIVKGRKKADNVIAWLVPGSWMVDAQIRKEGIDKILTEAGFAIRQPGCSACLAMNDDKIPAGKYSVSTSNRNFEGRQGPGARTLLASPLVAAAAAVTGVITDPRGLM; the protein is encoded by the coding sequence ATGAATACGTTATTTGATAAAATATGGGATGCCCACGTAGTGACTACTGTGGAAGACGGTCCTACCCAGCTTTATATAGATCGTTTGTATTGTCATGAAGTAACGAGTCCGCAGGCTTTTGCCGGGCTGCGTGAACGTGGAATCGGAGTGTTGCGTCCGGAAAAGGTGTTTTGTATGCCCGACCATAACACACCGACTCATGATCAGGATAAACCGATTGAAGATACTGTTTCCAGAACTCAGGTGGATACTCTGACAAAGAATGCGAAGGACTTCGGTCTGACGCATTATGGCATGATGCATCCGAAGAATGGCATTATCCACGTGGTAGGTCCGGAACGTGCTTTGACCCTGCCGGGAATGACGATTGTTTGTGGCGACTCACATACGTCTACTCACGGTGCAATGGGAGCTATCGCTTTCGGTATCGGAACGAGTGAGGTGGAGATGGTACTGGCTTCGCAATGTATTCTCCAGTCGAGACCGAAAACAATGCGCATTACTGTGGATGGTGAGCTCGGTAAAGGAGTGACTGCAAAGGATGTGGCTCTGTATATGATGTCTAAAATGACAACAAGTGGTGCTACAGGTTATTTTGTGGAATATGCGGGTTCGGCTATCCGCAATCTGTCGATGGAAGGGCGCCTTACTCTTTGTAACCTTTCTATCGAAATGGGTGCGCGGGGAGGAATGGTTGCTCCGGACGAGGTGACTTTCGAATATATCAAAGGCCGTGAGAATGCTCCGCAGGGAGAAGAATGGGAGAAAGCGGTAGCGTATTGGAAGACTTTGAAGAGTGATGATGATGCAGTGTTCGATAAAGAGGTTCGTTTTGATGCAGCCGATATCGAACCGATGATCACTTACGGAACGAATCCGGGAATGGGTATGGGAATTACTCAGCATATTCCCACGACCGAAGGTATGGGAGAGGCTGCTCAAGTATCTTTCAGGAAATCACTGGATTATATGGGATTCAAACCGGGTGAGTCTTTGTTGGGAAAGAAAATAGATTATGTATTTCTAGGTGCCTGTACGAACGGACGTATTGAAGACTTTCGTGCATTTGCCTCTATCGTGAAGGGACGTAAGAAAGCGGATAATGTAATTGCCTGGCTGGTGCCGGGATCGTGGATGGTAGATGCGCAGATTCGTAAGGAAGGTATCGACAAGATATTGACTGAGGCAGGTTTCGCTATTCGCCAACCGGGATGTTCCGCTTGTCTGGCGATGAATGACGATAAGATTCCTGCCGGAAAATATTCGGTGTCTACCAGCAACCGTAATTTTGAAGGCCGTCAGGGACCGGGTGCACGTACATTGCTGGCCAGTCCGCTGGTAGCGGCTGCTGCGGCAGTGACAGGGGTGATTACCGATCCGAGAGGACTGATGTAG
- a CDS encoding FecR family protein: MNEHSLHTDTINDWIIGYLTNSLTPEEMQSLQKWLNATEENRKYFSDMQEVWMAASDETNDMDFDKEKAYRLFLKQTEVAAQQCIKQRKVFRIRPWMYAAAMVIVVFLCVTIAFQTGKSVIQNQLTQITIEAPYGSKTKLYLPDGTLVWLNAGSKMSYAQNFGINERTLSLTGEAYFEVIKNKKIPFKVHTNELDVKVLGTKFNFRNYEDDLEAKVCLLEGKVALNTKQKETILHPDQQALLDKKTGKLLISKTKAAYSAEWTNDRLYFDEALLPDIAKELERSYNIKITIADDALNSVRFYGNFRRREQNIQEIMEILSSTEKMTYTINGKNIVITLPK, translated from the coding sequence ATGAATGAACACTCACTACATACAGATACAATCAACGATTGGATTATCGGTTATCTGACAAACAGTCTGACACCGGAAGAGATGCAATCGTTGCAAAAATGGCTGAATGCTACGGAAGAAAACAGAAAGTATTTTTCCGATATGCAAGAAGTATGGATGGCTGCATCGGACGAAACGAATGACATGGACTTCGACAAAGAAAAAGCCTACCGACTATTCTTAAAACAAACAGAAGTTGCCGCACAGCAATGTATCAAGCAACGTAAAGTATTCCGGATACGCCCATGGATGTATGCCGCAGCAATGGTGATAGTCGTTTTCTTATGCGTAACAATTGCTTTCCAAACAGGTAAAAGCGTTATTCAAAATCAATTAACTCAGATCACCATTGAAGCGCCTTATGGTTCGAAAACCAAACTATATCTGCCGGACGGCACACTTGTTTGGCTGAATGCCGGCTCAAAAATGAGTTATGCACAGAATTTTGGCATCAATGAACGAACATTGAGCCTTACTGGAGAAGCTTATTTCGAGGTAATCAAAAATAAAAAAATCCCTTTTAAAGTGCACACCAACGAATTGGATGTCAAAGTATTAGGCACGAAATTTAATTTCAGGAACTATGAGGACGACCTCGAAGCAAAAGTGTGTTTGCTTGAAGGAAAAGTAGCCCTCAATACTAAGCAGAAAGAAACAATACTACATCCGGACCAGCAAGCGTTATTAGACAAAAAGACCGGAAAGTTATTGATTTCAAAGACAAAGGCCGCTTATAGTGCCGAATGGACAAACGATCGTCTTTATTTTGACGAAGCACTACTTCCTGATATTGCGAAAGAGCTTGAAAGAAGCTACAACATAAAAATAACAATTGCAGACGATGCCCTAAATTCGGTTCGATTCTATGGAAACTTCCGCAGAAGAGAACAGAATATACAGGAAATCATGGAAATACTATCGTCTACCGAGAAAATGACTTATACCATTAATGGGAAAAATATTGTGATCACACTTCCTAAATGA